A DNA window from Pedomonas mirosovicensis contains the following coding sequences:
- a CDS encoding peptidoglycan DD-metalloendopeptidase family protein, whose protein sequence is MRKGIQHILAATVLVSLSACASDYVSGYDEIRQRTAAQQARKAQPPARPAENRTRASGKSKKAAQTAHRTPAQKTASRPAAPPVAERHVLSVRGGSVTVGPGETLFAISRRTGVELRDLVVANNLEPPYALRAGQRLTIPAARYHVVQKGETGYSISRAYGTDLTTLARLNNLTKPYAVQVGQRLRLPSVPDQTDGGQRPATAIARAPATQATASSQTAARAAPAQSQPSRPLPEPGAFAGSFSWPLTGRILSSFGPKQGGLHNDGINIAATKGATVRAAASGVVAYAGDGLKGFGWLILIKHGDGWVTAYGHNEAVLVKRGDTVRAGEPIARAGSTGSVDRPQLHFEIRRGRRAVNPLQHLPKSPVS, encoded by the coding sequence GTGAGGAAAGGTATCCAACATATTCTCGCGGCGACCGTGCTTGTCTCCCTGTCCGCCTGCGCGTCCGACTATGTTTCGGGCTATGATGAGATCCGTCAGCGCACGGCCGCCCAGCAGGCTCGCAAGGCCCAGCCCCCGGCCCGCCCGGCGGAGAACCGAACCAGGGCCTCAGGCAAAAGCAAAAAAGCCGCCCAGACCGCGCACCGAACGCCCGCCCAAAAAACCGCCTCCAGGCCCGCCGCGCCGCCGGTGGCCGAGCGGCATGTGCTCAGCGTTCGCGGCGGCAGCGTGACGGTCGGGCCCGGCGAGACCCTGTTCGCCATTTCCCGCCGCACCGGCGTCGAGCTGCGCGATCTGGTCGTCGCCAACAACCTGGAGCCGCCCTATGCCCTGCGCGCGGGGCAGCGGCTCACCATTCCCGCCGCCCGCTATCACGTGGTCCAGAAGGGCGAGACCGGATACAGCATCTCCCGCGCCTACGGCACGGACCTGACGACGCTCGCCCGGCTCAACAACCTCACCAAGCCCTATGCGGTGCAGGTGGGCCAGCGGCTGCGGCTGCCGTCCGTGCCGGATCAGACCGACGGCGGGCAGAGGCCCGCCACGGCGATTGCCCGCGCGCCGGCGACGCAGGCAACGGCCTCCAGCCAGACGGCGGCCCGCGCCGCGCCAGCCCAATCCCAGCCCAGCAGGCCCCTGCCCGAGCCTGGCGCCTTCGCGGGCTCCTTCTCCTGGCCGCTGACCGGCCGCATCCTCTCCAGCTTCGGTCCCAAGCAGGGCGGCCTGCACAACGACGGCATCAACATCGCGGCAACGAAAGGCGCGACCGTGCGCGCCGCAGCAAGCGGCGTCGTCGCCTATGCGGGCGATGGCCTCAAGGGCTTCGGCTGGCTCATCCTCATCAAGCATGGCGACGGCTGGGTGACCGCCTACGGCCATAACGAGGCGGTGCTGGTGAAGCGCGGCGACACGGTGCGGGCGGGCGAGCCCATCGCGCGGGCGGGCAGCACCGGTTCGGTCGACCGGCCGCAGCTGCATTTCGAGATCCGCCGTGGCCGCCGGGCGGTCAACCCGTTGCAGCACCTGCCGAAAAGCCCGGTGAGCTAG
- the rpoZ gene encoding DNA-directed RNA polymerase subunit omega produces the protein MARVTVEDCVEKVPNRFDLVLYAGQRARQISSGAELTVDRDRDKNPVVALREIADETIQPEQLREALIQSMQKVVEVKDEIPDEEVSLAASAAALRLTASQPPRPAVEEDDSGED, from the coding sequence ATGGCACGCGTCACCGTCGAGGATTGCGTCGAAAAGGTCCCCAACCGCTTCGACCTGGTGCTCTATGCGGGGCAGCGCGCCCGCCAGATTTCCAGCGGCGCCGAGCTGACCGTTGATCGCGACCGCGACAAAAACCCGGTCGTTGCCCTGCGCGAGATCGCTGATGAGACCATCCAGCCGGAGCAGCTGCGCGAAGCGCTGATCCAGTCGATGCAGAAGGTCGTCGAGGTGAAGGACGAGATTCCGGACGAGGAAGTCTCGCTGGCCGCTTCCGCCGCTGCGCTGCGCCTGACGGCGTCTCAGCCGCCGCGCCCGGCCGTCGAGGAAGACGACAGCGGCGAGGACTGA
- the lepB gene encoding signal peptidase I: MADPDTSSDATAPGSAAKPATKSTDAKAGWFEESKELIKTILYAVLIALGFRSIAYEPFNIPSESMLPGLMVGDYLFVSKYPYGYSRFSFPLGIVPIKGRILGGDVERGDVIVFKLPSDNSTDYIKRVIGLPGDVVEVRQGTVYINGKPIKRERVEDRVIKVSPNTDCLKNIFYRVREADGTITCRYPQFRETLPSGRSYMTLDLTPNGIRDTTRPYFVPAGHYFVMGDNRDDSADSRMSAEESGVGYLPAENIVGRAEFLFFSTNGEAHLWTPWKWYKTVRWDRLFQAVE; encoded by the coding sequence ATGGCTGATCCTGACACCTCTTCGGACGCCACTGCGCCCGGTTCCGCCGCCAAACCTGCCACCAAGTCTACCGACGCCAAGGCCGGCTGGTTTGAGGAAAGCAAGGAACTCATCAAAACCATCCTCTATGCGGTGCTGATCGCGCTGGGCTTCCGCTCGATCGCCTACGAGCCGTTCAACATCCCCTCGGAATCCATGCTTCCGGGACTGATGGTGGGCGACTACCTGTTCGTCTCCAAATACCCTTACGGCTACAGCCGCTTCTCCTTCCCGCTCGGCATCGTCCCCATCAAGGGGCGCATCCTCGGCGGCGACGTGGAGCGCGGCGATGTGATCGTCTTCAAGCTGCCGTCGGACAACTCGACCGACTACATCAAGCGCGTCATCGGCCTGCCCGGCGACGTGGTGGAGGTGCGCCAGGGCACCGTCTACATCAACGGCAAGCCCATCAAGCGCGAGCGGGTGGAAGACCGGGTCATCAAGGTCTCCCCCAACACCGATTGCCTCAAGAATATCTTCTATCGCGTCCGCGAGGCCGACGGCACCATCACCTGCCGCTATCCGCAGTTCCGCGAGACCCTGCCGAGCGGCCGCAGTTACATGACGCTCGACCTCACGCCCAACGGCATCCGCGATACCACCCGGCCCTACTTCGTGCCCGCCGGCCATTACTTCGTGATGGGCGACAACCGCGACGACTCCGCCGACAGCCGCATGTCCGCCGAGGAGAGCGGGGTTGGCTACCTGCCCGCCGAGAACATCGTCGGCCGCGCCGAATTCCTGTTCTTCTCCACCAATGGCGAGGCCCACCTGTGGACGCCGTGGAAATGGTACAAGACCGTCCGGTGGGACCGGCTGTTCCAGGCCGTTGAATGA
- a CDS encoding glutathione S-transferase family protein: protein MKLFYAPGTCALAPHIVLEEVGAAFTLEKVDFAAKQQSSPEYLRLNPKGRVPLLVDGDFTLTEAPAILQYIAERFPEADLTPALGTRERARMLEWLNYLSSGVHIAFSYIMRPHRYTDDTTAYPGIIEKGRTVFYDCFRLIEERMPEDGWLVGTYSVADPYLGAMYRWGNRAGYAMKQDFPRLGAHAKRLAARPAVQRALATEGITLEDRPS from the coding sequence GTGAAACTGTTTTATGCCCCCGGCACCTGCGCGCTCGCCCCGCATATCGTGCTTGAGGAAGTTGGCGCCGCGTTCACGCTGGAAAAGGTGGACTTCGCAGCCAAGCAGCAGAGCTCGCCCGAATACCTTCGGCTCAACCCCAAGGGCCGCGTGCCGCTGCTGGTGGATGGCGACTTCACCCTCACCGAAGCGCCGGCCATCCTGCAATATATCGCCGAACGTTTCCCCGAGGCCGATCTCACCCCGGCGCTGGGCACGCGGGAACGCGCCCGCATGCTGGAATGGCTGAACTACCTGTCCTCCGGCGTGCACATCGCCTTTTCCTACATCATGCGGCCCCACCGCTATACGGACGACACCACCGCCTACCCAGGCATTATCGAGAAGGGCCGCACGGTCTTTTACGATTGCTTCCGCCTCATCGAGGAGCGGATGCCGGAGGATGGCTGGCTGGTCGGCACCTACTCCGTCGCCGACCCCTACCTCGGCGCCATGTACCGCTGGGGCAACCGCGCAGGCTACGCCATGAAGCAGGACTTCCCCCGGCTCGGGGCCCACGCCAAACGCCTCGCCGCCCGCCCCGCCGTGCAGCGGGCGCTCGCCACCGAAGGCATCACGCTGGAAGATCGCCCGTCGTAA
- the serS gene encoding serine--tRNA ligase: MHDIRFIRENPEGFDAGLARRGLAPLSGEILALDQELRAVLTEMQQAQARRNEASKLIGQAKAQKNEDLAQSLMAEVAALKEKLPALEEAERQVQAKLNARLAEIPNLPAEDVPEGPDETANVEVRRWGTPRAFDFTPQDHVDVGARLGLDFEAGAKLSGARFVVLRGPIARLERALTQFMLDVQTSEHGYAETNVPYLVRAETMMGTGQLPKFEEDLFKTTGETPYYLIPTAEVSLTNLVREEIVPTENLPLRLTAATPCFRAEAGAAGRDTRGMIRQHQFTKVELVSITTPEESEAEHERMTRCAEAILQKLELPYRTVLLCTGDMGFSARKTYDIEVWLPAQDTYREISSCSNCGDFQARRMNARTRSKTEKATRFVHTLNGSGLAVGRTLVALLENHQQADGSVHIPAALRPYIGGAERLEPTA, translated from the coding sequence ATGCACGACATTCGCTTCATTCGTGAAAACCCGGAAGGCTTTGACGCAGGGCTTGCCCGCCGGGGCCTTGCGCCGTTGAGCGGCGAGATTCTGGCGCTCGACCAGGAGCTGCGCGCCGTGTTGACCGAGATGCAGCAGGCGCAGGCCCGCCGCAACGAGGCGTCCAAGCTCATCGGCCAGGCCAAGGCGCAGAAGAACGAGGACCTGGCCCAGAGCCTGATGGCGGAAGTGGCGGCGCTCAAGGAGAAGCTGCCTGCGCTGGAGGAGGCCGAGCGGCAGGTGCAGGCCAAACTCAATGCCCGCCTCGCCGAGATCCCCAACCTGCCCGCCGAAGACGTGCCGGAAGGGCCGGATGAGACCGCCAACGTGGAGGTGCGCCGCTGGGGCACGCCGCGCGCGTTCGACTTCACCCCGCAAGACCATGTGGACGTGGGTGCGCGGCTGGGGCTCGATTTCGAGGCCGGAGCCAAGCTTTCCGGCGCGCGCTTCGTAGTGCTGCGCGGGCCGATCGCGCGGCTGGAGCGGGCGCTCACCCAGTTCATGCTGGATGTGCAGACGAGCGAGCACGGCTACGCGGAAACCAACGTTCCCTACCTCGTGCGCGCCGAGACCATGATGGGCACGGGCCAGCTGCCCAAGTTCGAGGAAGACCTGTTCAAGACGACGGGCGAGACGCCCTATTACCTTATCCCGACCGCCGAGGTGTCGCTGACCAACCTGGTGCGGGAAGAGATCGTCCCCACCGAGAACCTGCCGCTGCGGCTGACCGCCGCCACCCCCTGCTTCCGCGCCGAGGCGGGCGCGGCCGGGCGCGACACCCGCGGCATGATCCGCCAGCACCAGTTTACCAAGGTGGAGCTGGTCTCCATCACCACGCCGGAGGAGTCGGAGGCCGAGCACGAGCGCATGACCCGGTGCGCCGAGGCAATCCTGCAGAAGCTGGAGCTGCCCTACCGCACCGTGCTGCTGTGCACGGGGGACATGGGCTTCTCCGCCCGCAAGACCTACGACATCGAAGTGTGGCTGCCCGCGCAGGATACCTACCGGGAGATCTCCTCCTGCTCCAACTGTGGGGACTTCCAGGCCCGGCGCATGAACGCCCGCACCCGTTCCAAGACGGAGAAGGCCACTCGCTTCGTGCATACGCTGAATGGTTCCGGCCTTGCCGTTGGGCGCACGCTGGTGGCGCTCCTTGAAAATCACCAGCAGGCGGATGGCAGCGTCCATATTCCTGCCGCCTTGCGCCCCTATATCGGTGGCGCCGAGCGACTGGAGCCGACTGCCTGA
- the pyrE gene encoding orotate phosphoribosyltransferase, with protein MTNDEVLAEFRAAGALLEGHFILSSGLRSPMYLQCALVLKSPQRAEKLCKALAEKIPAEIRDQIDMVVSPAMGGVVVGYEMARALGVDGIFTERVEGSFALRRGFEIPEGARVFMMEDVVTTGLSSRECITTIEANGGKVIAAGSLVDRSGGKVDLGVPFFPLIRLEVPAYQPDQLPPELAAIPAIKPGSRGLKA; from the coding sequence ATGACGAACGACGAGGTTCTGGCCGAATTCCGCGCGGCAGGCGCGCTGCTTGAGGGGCACTTCATCCTCTCCTCCGGCCTGCGCTCCCCCATGTACCTGCAATGCGCGCTGGTGCTGAAGAGCCCGCAGCGGGCCGAGAAGCTGTGCAAGGCGCTGGCCGAGAAGATCCCGGCCGAGATCCGCGACCAGATCGACATGGTCGTCTCCCCCGCCATGGGCGGCGTCGTCGTCGGCTACGAAATGGCCCGGGCGCTGGGCGTTGACGGCATCTTCACCGAGCGGGTGGAAGGCAGCTTTGCGCTGCGCCGCGGCTTTGAGATCCCGGAGGGGGCGCGCGTCTTCATGATGGAAGACGTGGTGACGACCGGCCTCTCCTCGCGCGAGTGCATCACGACCATCGAGGCCAACGGCGGCAAGGTCATCGCGGCCGGTTCGCTGGTGGATCGCTCCGGCGGCAAGGTGGACCTGGGCGTGCCCTTCTTCCCGCTGATCCGCCTCGAGGTTCCGGCCTACCAGCCGGACCAGCTGCCGCCTGAGCTGGCCGCCATTCCGGCCATCAAGCCGGGCAGCCGGGGCCTGAAGGCTTAA
- a CDS encoding RelA/SpoT family protein, with protein sequence MLRQYELVEKVKSYDPAADEDMLNRAYVFSMKAHGSQLRASGDPYFSHPIEVAGILTDLKLDCETITTAILHDTIEDTVATYEQIEQLFGHDVARLVDGVTKLSRIEAQTESERAAENFRKFLLAMSDDIRVLLVKLADRLHNMRTLHFIKKEEKRRRIARETLEIYAPLAERIGMYEFKDELTEIAFRELEPQAYESITKRLEQLRETAGDLVPRVIEDIEHLLHQHGLNAEVLGREKRPHSIWKKMQERDISFEQLSDIVAFRVIVDTVPEVYRALGILHGRWPTVPGRFKDYISTPKRNGYRSVHTTVMGPGRMRIEIQIRTRDMHAQAELGLAAHWAYKAHIRAEGGQQSPWLQDLLEILEHASSPEEFLEHTKMAMYQDQVFCFTPKGELIQLPKGSTPVDFAYAVHSRLGETAVGAKVNGRVVPLRTVLQNGDQVEILRSTAQQPDPAWETFVITGKARSAIRRYVRQKEREDGIALGRRLLDALIERIKVPLAEGAIPDALERLKLPDEEALYLALARHQVSDEAVMEAILPGSAGGSPRRRKTPEPEPGNAPLALSIQGLTPGAVVHLAECCHPIPGDRIVGIREPGQGVVVHAIDCKALEAFTNQPEVWIDLRWHSEADRIERFVARLAVVMRNEPGALATVATILGQSDANIANLRLTHRDRQFFTFELDVEVTDLRHLTRVNAALRAAQVVSSVERMRL encoded by the coding sequence GTGCTGAGACAGTATGAACTGGTCGAGAAGGTAAAATCCTACGATCCTGCCGCTGACGAGGATATGCTCAACCGCGCCTATGTGTTCTCGATGAAGGCGCACGGCTCGCAGCTTCGGGCCAGCGGCGATCCCTACTTCTCGCACCCCATTGAAGTCGCCGGTATTCTGACCGACCTGAAGCTGGATTGCGAGACCATCACCACCGCCATCCTGCACGACACCATCGAGGATACGGTCGCCACCTACGAGCAGATCGAGCAGCTGTTCGGCCACGATGTCGCCCGGCTGGTGGATGGCGTTACCAAGCTCTCCCGCATCGAGGCGCAAACGGAGAGCGAGCGCGCGGCGGAGAACTTCCGCAAGTTCCTGCTGGCGATGTCGGACGATATTCGCGTGCTGCTCGTCAAGTTGGCGGACCGGCTGCACAACATGCGGACCCTCCACTTCATCAAGAAGGAGGAGAAGCGCCGCCGCATCGCCCGCGAGACGCTGGAGATCTACGCCCCGCTCGCCGAGCGCATCGGCATGTACGAGTTCAAGGACGAGCTGACCGAAATCGCCTTCCGCGAGCTGGAGCCGCAGGCCTACGAGTCCATCACCAAGCGGCTGGAGCAGCTGCGCGAGACGGCGGGTGATCTCGTCCCCCGCGTCATCGAGGATATCGAGCACCTGCTGCATCAGCACGGCCTCAACGCCGAGGTGCTGGGGCGGGAGAAGCGGCCCCACTCCATCTGGAAGAAGATGCAGGAGCGGGACATCAGCTTCGAGCAGCTGTCCGATATCGTCGCCTTCCGCGTCATCGTCGATACGGTGCCGGAGGTCTACCGGGCGCTCGGCATCCTGCACGGCCGCTGGCCGACCGTGCCCGGCCGCTTCAAGGATTATATCTCCACGCCCAAGCGCAACGGCTACCGCTCGGTGCACACCACGGTCATGGGGCCGGGGCGAATGCGGATCGAAATTCAGATCCGCACGCGCGACATGCACGCCCAGGCCGAGCTGGGCCTTGCCGCCCACTGGGCCTACAAGGCGCACATTCGCGCCGAAGGCGGCCAGCAGTCCCCCTGGCTGCAGGACCTGCTCGAAATCCTCGAACACGCCTCCAGCCCCGAGGAGTTCCTGGAACACACCAAGATGGCGATGTACCAGGACCAGGTGTTCTGCTTCACCCCCAAGGGCGAGCTGATCCAGCTGCCCAAGGGCTCGACCCCGGTGGACTTCGCCTACGCCGTCCATTCCCGGCTGGGGGAGACGGCCGTCGGCGCCAAGGTCAACGGCCGCGTCGTGCCGCTGCGGACCGTGCTTCAGAACGGCGATCAGGTGGAAATCCTGCGCTCCACCGCCCAGCAGCCGGACCCGGCGTGGGAGACCTTCGTCATCACCGGCAAGGCGCGCTCCGCCATCCGCCGCTACGTCCGCCAGAAGGAGCGCGAGGACGGCATTGCCCTGGGCCGCCGCCTGCTCGACGCGCTCATCGAGCGCATCAAGGTGCCGCTGGCCGAGGGCGCAATTCCCGACGCACTGGAGCGGCTGAAGCTGCCGGACGAGGAAGCGCTGTATCTGGCGCTGGCCCGCCATCAGGTGAGCGACGAGGCCGTGATGGAAGCCATCCTGCCCGGCTCGGCCGGTGGTAGCCCGCGCCGCCGCAAGACGCCGGAACCCGAGCCCGGCAACGCGCCGCTGGCGCTCTCCATCCAGGGGCTCACCCCCGGCGCGGTCGTACACCTGGCCGAGTGCTGCCACCCCATTCCGGGCGACCGGATCGTCGGCATCCGCGAGCCGGGTCAGGGCGTCGTCGTCCACGCTATCGACTGCAAGGCGTTGGAAGCCTTCACCAACCAGCCCGAAGTCTGGATCGACCTGCGCTGGCACAGCGAGGCGGACCGGATCGAGCGGTTCGTCGCCCGCCTGGCCGTCGTCATGCGGAACGAGCCGGGCGCGCTGGCGACCGTCGCCACCATCCTGGGCCAGAGCGACGCCAACATCGCCAACCTCCGGCTCACCCACCGCGACCGCCAGTTCTTCACCTTCGAGCTGGATGTGGAAGTGACGGACCTGCGCCATTTGACAAGGGTGAACGCCGCGCTTAGGGCAGCGCAGGTTGTCAGCTCGGTTGAGCGCATGAGGTTGTAA
- a CDS encoding MBOAT family O-acyltransferase, whose product MVATIVFNLGLIGYYKYAGFLVDSINAATGTGFSLGPVVLPLAISFFTFQQIAYVVDVYKGVPCERSLWRYTLFVTFFPQLIAGPVVQAKMVLPQFYRIASRTYEDRNLAVGMAMFAIGLIKKAVIADSVAVYANPVFLAADGGAAPDFFTAWSGALAYTFQLYFDFSGYSDMAVGAALMFGVRLPLNFNSPYKALSITEFWRRWHMTLSAFLRDYLYIALGGNRRGRVRRYANLMTTMALGGLWHGAGWTFVIWGVLHGLYLCINHGWSAVMPRGLARVPAYRAACWLMTFVAVVAGWVFFRAGSFEGAWRILEGMAGLNGVALPAGLTAQLGPLGAWLSAHGYADVGLSGQQFVLSWAWIIVLLGVALTAPNSQEILSRYRPALETGHLPIRRRFAWRLNTGWAVVSGIAFAIGLFALPRVSEFLYFQF is encoded by the coding sequence GTGGTCGCAACCATCGTCTTCAATCTTGGGCTCATCGGCTATTACAAGTACGCCGGGTTTCTGGTCGACAGCATCAATGCGGCAACGGGTACGGGCTTCTCGCTGGGGCCGGTGGTGCTGCCGCTGGCCATCTCCTTCTTCACCTTCCAGCAGATCGCCTATGTGGTGGATGTCTATAAGGGCGTTCCCTGTGAGCGGAGCCTGTGGCGCTACACCCTGTTCGTCACCTTCTTCCCGCAGCTGATCGCCGGGCCGGTGGTGCAGGCGAAGATGGTGCTGCCGCAATTCTATCGTATTGCCTCCCGCACCTACGAAGACCGCAATTTGGCCGTCGGAATGGCGATGTTCGCCATCGGTCTTATCAAAAAGGCGGTGATCGCCGACAGCGTGGCGGTCTATGCGAATCCGGTGTTTCTGGCGGCGGACGGCGGCGCGGCGCCTGATTTCTTCACGGCCTGGAGCGGGGCGCTGGCCTATACCTTCCAGCTCTACTTCGATTTCTCCGGCTATTCGGACATGGCGGTGGGCGCGGCGCTGATGTTCGGCGTGCGGCTGCCGCTCAACTTCAACTCGCCCTACAAGGCGCTCAGCATCACCGAATTCTGGCGGCGCTGGCACATGACGCTTTCCGCCTTCCTGCGCGACTACCTCTACATCGCGCTCGGCGGCAACCGGCGCGGGCGCGTGCGCCGCTACGCCAACCTGATGACGACCATGGCGCTGGGCGGCCTATGGCACGGCGCGGGCTGGACGTTCGTCATCTGGGGCGTGCTCCATGGGCTCTACCTGTGCATCAACCATGGCTGGAGCGCCGTCATGCCGCGCGGTCTGGCGCGGGTGCCCGCCTACCGGGCGGCATGCTGGCTGATGACCTTCGTTGCTGTGGTGGCGGGCTGGGTGTTCTTCCGCGCCGGCAGTTTCGAGGGGGCGTGGCGTATCCTCGAGGGCATGGCCGGGCTCAACGGCGTCGCCTTGCCCGCAGGGCTGACGGCCCAGTTGGGGCCGCTCGGCGCGTGGCTGTCAGCGCATGGGTATGCGGACGTCGGGCTCAGTGGCCAGCAGTTCGTGCTCTCGTGGGCATGGATCATCGTGTTGCTGGGCGTGGCGCTGACCGCCCCCAACAGCCAGGAAATCCTGTCGCGCTACCGGCCGGCGCTGGAGACCGGGCATCTGCCCATTCGCCGCCGGTTCGCCTGGCGGCTCAACACCGGCTGGGCGGTGGTCTCGGGTATCGCCTTTGCGATTGGCCTGTTCGCGTTGCCACGCGTGTCCGAATTTCTCTACTTCCAGTTCTAA
- the acpS gene encoding holo-ACP synthase yields the protein MILGLGSDLCSIERIQNSLDRYGERFINRVFTDIEIARSERRELTRAASYAKRFAAKEACSKALGTGFRSGVFLKDIGVVNLPTGQPTLALTGGAAARLAALTPSGMVADLHLTLTDDHPWAQAFVIITARPV from the coding sequence ATGATTCTTGGCCTTGGCAGTGACCTGTGCAGCATCGAGCGGATTCAGAACTCGCTCGATCGCTATGGCGAGCGGTTCATCAACCGCGTTTTCACCGACATTGAAATCGCCCGCTCCGAGCGGCGGGAGCTGACCCGCGCCGCCAGCTACGCCAAGCGGTTCGCCGCCAAGGAAGCCTGCTCCAAGGCGCTGGGCACCGGGTTTCGCAGCGGCGTGTTCCTAAAGGACATCGGCGTCGTGAACCTGCCCACCGGCCAGCCCACGCTGGCGCTCACCGGCGGCGCTGCGGCACGCCTTGCCGCGCTCACCCCTTCCGGAATGGTGGCGGATCTCCATCTCACCCTCACCGACGACCACCCATGGGCGCAGGCGTTCGTAATCATTACGGCTCGTCCCGTCTGA
- a CDS encoding pyridoxine 5'-phosphate synthase, whose product MTAVYQRLGVNIDHVATIRNARGGAHPDPVKAALLAVEAGADGITAHLREDRRHISDDDIARLVAEVRRPLNLEMAATEEMVEIALRHRPHAACIVPERRQERTTEGGLDAAGQFEHLQPIVARLRDAGIRVSLFIEPDNRQLEAAAKLGAPVVELHTGRYCHLTGAEEQAELARVRDAAKFGASLGLEIHAGHGLRTDNVGPIAAIPEVVELNIGHFIIGEAVFVGLGEAIHQMRAAMDAARKAAL is encoded by the coding sequence ATGACGGCGGTTTACCAGCGTTTGGGCGTCAACATCGACCATGTCGCCACCATCCGCAATGCGCGCGGCGGCGCTCACCCTGACCCCGTAAAGGCGGCGCTGCTCGCCGTCGAGGCGGGCGCGGACGGCATCACCGCCCACCTGCGCGAAGACCGCCGCCACATCTCCGACGACGACATCGCGCGCCTCGTCGCCGAGGTCCGCCGCCCGCTCAACCTGGAGATGGCGGCCACCGAGGAAATGGTGGAAATCGCGCTGCGCCACCGCCCCCACGCCGCCTGCATCGTGCCCGAGCGGCGGCAGGAGCGCACCACCGAGGGCGGGCTGGACGCCGCGGGCCAGTTCGAGCACCTCCAGCCCATCGTCGCTCGCCTCAGGGACGCGGGCATTCGCGTCTCCCTGTTCATCGAGCCCGACAACCGCCAGCTCGAGGCCGCCGCAAAGCTCGGCGCGCCGGTCGTTGAACTCCACACCGGCCGCTATTGCCATCTCACCGGCGCGGAGGAACAGGCTGAGCTCGCCCGCGTCCGCGACGCCGCAAAGTTCGGCGCGTCGCTGGGCCTCGAGATCCATGCCGGACACGGCCTTCGCACCGACAACGTGGGCCCCATCGCCGCCATTCCGGAAGTCGTCGAGCTGAACATCGGCCACTTCATCATCGGCGAGGCAGTCTTCGTCGGCCTCGGCGAGGCCATCCACCAGATGCGCGCCGCCATGGATGCCGCCCGCAAGGCAGCGCTGTAG
- the surE gene encoding 5'/3'-nucleotidase SurE: protein MRILLTNDDGIHAPGFQVLEEIARQLSDDIWVVAPLEEQSGTGHSLSLSHPVRVQRFGERRFGVRGTPTDCVMMAMGRLIEGAKPDLVLSGVNRGANLAEDVTYSGTVSAAMEGTLAGVPSIALSQATIERPVGTEAFAAAKAHAVPVLKTLLATGWPPNVLINVNFPPVAPEEVRGVRVTEQGLRDYGKPVIEERVDVRGFTYYWFGLGREVAEPGHETDLKAMRERFVSVTPLHLDLTHRGSMAALADAFAKRGG, encoded by the coding sequence ATGCGTATTCTCCTCACCAACGACGACGGCATTCACGCCCCTGGCTTTCAGGTGTTGGAGGAGATCGCCCGCCAGCTCAGCGACGATATCTGGGTCGTCGCGCCGCTGGAGGAGCAGTCGGGCACGGGCCACTCGCTGTCTCTCTCCCATCCGGTGCGGGTGCAGCGGTTCGGAGAGCGGCGCTTCGGCGTGCGCGGCACGCCCACCGATTGCGTGATGATGGCCATGGGCCGCCTCATCGAAGGGGCGAAGCCCGATCTAGTGCTCTCCGGCGTCAACCGGGGCGCCAATCTGGCGGAGGATGTCACCTATTCCGGCACCGTCTCGGCGGCCATGGAAGGCACGCTGGCGGGCGTTCCCTCCATCGCCCTGTCGCAGGCGACCATCGAGCGGCCGGTGGGCACGGAAGCTTTCGCTGCGGCCAAGGCCCACGCCGTGCCAGTGCTGAAGACGCTGCTGGCGACGGGCTGGCCGCCCAACGTGCTCATCAACGTCAACTTCCCGCCGGTTGCGCCGGAAGAGGTGCGCGGCGTGCGCGTCACCGAGCAGGGCCTGCGCGACTACGGCAAGCCGGTCATCGAGGAACGGGTCGATGTGCGCGGCTTCACCTACTACTGGTTCGGCCTTGGCCGCGAGGTTGCAGAGCCCGGCCACGAGACCGACCTCAAGGCCATGCGGGAGCGCTTCGTCTCCGTCACTCCCTTGCATCTGGACCTCACCCACCGCGGTTCCATGGCGGCTTTGGCGGACGCTTTCGCCAAGCGAGGCGGTTAA